In the genome of Halobacterium noricense, one region contains:
- a CDS encoding bifunctional N(6)-L-threonylcarbamoyladenine synthase/serine/threonine protein kinase, with the protein MRVLGIEGTAWCASAALYDSETDSVGIKSDAYVPESGGIHPREAAEHMRSAIPAVVETILDESDGQIDAVAFSRGPGLGPCLRIVGSAARALAQTLDVPLVGVNHMVAHLEIGRHRSGFDAPVCLNASGANAHVLAYRNGRYRVLGETMDTGVGNALDKFTRHVGWSHPGGPKVEAHAKDGEYIDLPYVVKGMDFSFSGIMSAAKQEYDSVRASDASTGSSREQGERNGSTAVEDVCRGLEETMFAMLAEVAERALSLTGRDELVLGGGVAQNDRLRGMLEAMCEQRGADFFAPEPRFLRDNAGMIAVLGEKMARAGDTLDIENSAIDSNFRPDEVPVTWREPEPPARPDSDVLQGAEATVTFENDHVTKARLPKAYRHPSLDARLRRDRTVLEARLTSEARRHGVPTPLVWDIDVPESTLTLQHVGDTDLRDALTESRVRDVGRHLATIHDAGFVHGDPTTRNVRVTAKRSRNERAGSEATRERDGDDRTFLIDFGLGYNTDDVEDHAMDCHVFEQSLAGTADDPEPLTVAFEAAYREAGDESVLDQLRAIEGRGRYQ; encoded by the coding sequence ATGCGGGTTCTCGGAATCGAGGGCACTGCGTGGTGTGCGAGCGCGGCGCTGTACGATTCCGAGACTGATTCTGTCGGCATCAAGTCCGACGCGTACGTGCCAGAGAGCGGCGGCATCCACCCGCGGGAGGCCGCCGAACACATGCGGTCGGCGATTCCTGCGGTCGTGGAGACCATCCTCGACGAGAGCGACGGCCAGATAGATGCGGTTGCATTCTCCCGTGGCCCCGGTCTCGGTCCGTGCCTGCGCATCGTCGGCTCCGCGGCGCGTGCGCTCGCGCAGACGCTGGACGTCCCCCTCGTGGGCGTCAACCACATGGTGGCGCACCTCGAAATCGGGCGCCACCGCTCCGGGTTCGACGCGCCCGTCTGCTTGAACGCCAGCGGCGCGAACGCCCACGTGCTCGCGTACCGGAACGGCCGCTACCGCGTGCTCGGGGAGACGATGGACACGGGCGTCGGGAACGCCCTCGACAAGTTCACGCGCCACGTCGGCTGGTCTCATCCCGGCGGCCCGAAAGTCGAAGCCCACGCCAAAGACGGCGAGTACATCGACCTGCCGTACGTCGTGAAGGGGATGGACTTCTCCTTCTCGGGCATCATGAGCGCCGCCAAGCAGGAGTACGACAGCGTCCGCGCGAGCGACGCGAGCACGGGCTCGTCGCGCGAGCAGGGCGAGCGCAACGGCAGCACGGCCGTCGAGGACGTCTGCCGCGGGCTCGAAGAGACGATGTTCGCGATGCTCGCGGAGGTCGCCGAGCGCGCGCTCTCGCTGACCGGCCGGGACGAACTCGTCTTGGGGGGTGGCGTCGCGCAGAACGACCGGCTGCGGGGGATGCTCGAAGCGATGTGCGAGCAGCGCGGCGCGGACTTCTTCGCGCCCGAACCGCGCTTCCTGCGCGACAACGCGGGGATGATTGCGGTGCTCGGCGAGAAGATGGCGCGCGCCGGCGACACGCTCGACATCGAGAATTCGGCTATCGACTCGAACTTCCGGCCCGACGAGGTGCCGGTGACGTGGCGCGAGCCCGAGCCGCCCGCGCGCCCCGACAGCGACGTCCTGCAGGGTGCCGAGGCCACGGTCACGTTCGAGAACGACCACGTGACGAAGGCGCGCCTCCCGAAAGCGTACCGCCATCCTTCCCTGGACGCCCGCCTGCGCCGCGACCGCACCGTCCTCGAAGCCCGCCTCACGAGCGAGGCGCGCCGACACGGCGTCCCGACGCCCCTCGTCTGGGACATCGACGTGCCCGAGTCGACGCTCACGCTCCAGCACGTCGGCGACACCGACCTCCGGGACGCACTCACCGAGTCCCGCGTCCGGGACGTGGGTCGCCACCTCGCGACGATTCACGACGCCGGGTTCGTCCACGGGGACCCGACGACGCGAAATGTTCGCGTGACCGCGAAGCGGTCACGGAACGAACGAGCGGGGAGCGAAGCGACCCGCGAGCGCGACGGCGACGACCGCACGTTCCTCATCGACTTCGGGCTCGGCTACAACACGGACGACGTCGAGGACCACGCGATGGACTGCCACGTCTTCGAGCAGAGCCTCGCGGGCACCGCCGACGACCCCGAGCCGCTGACGGTAGCGTTCGAGGCCGCCTACCGCGAGGCGGGCGACGAATCGGTGCTCGACCAACTGCGCGCCATCGAGGGGCGCGGGCGTTACCAGTAG
- a CDS encoding 30S ribosomal protein S27ae yields the protein MPRSDYYNDDGTADKEMCPRCGDTFLADHGDRQYCGKCGYTEWD from the coding sequence ATGCCGCGGAGCGACTACTACAACGACGACGGGACGGCGGACAAGGAGATGTGCCCGCGCTGCGGTGACACCTTCCTCGCAGACCACGGCGACCGGCAGTACTGCGGGAAGTGCGGCTACACCGAGTGGGACTGA
- a CDS encoding 30S ribosomal protein S24e, translating to MEIEILEQEDNPLLHRTEVKFEIEHEDATPSRLSVRDSLAAKLDKDSEEVVVHELDTKFGMRKTVGRAKTYDSPEDAAEVEHEHMLDRNKIGAEEEAEAEEAE from the coding sequence ATGGAAATCGAGATTCTGGAGCAGGAAGACAACCCCCTGCTTCACCGGACTGAGGTCAAATTCGAGATAGAACACGAGGACGCCACGCCGTCGCGGCTCTCCGTGCGGGACAGCCTCGCAGCGAAACTCGACAAGGACTCCGAGGAGGTCGTCGTCCACGAGCTCGACACGAAGTTCGGGATGCGCAAGACCGTCGGCCGCGCGAAGACCTACGACTCCCCGGAGGACGCCGCGGAAGTCGAACACGAGCACATGCTCGACCGCAACAAGATCGGCGCGGAGGAGGAAGCCGAGGCGGAGGAGGCTGAATAA
- a CDS encoding GTP-dependent dephospho-CoA kinase family protein, which translates to MARAAATLPPDARGAFKEPLGPVYEDAQRLLADAAGTSSSEPSVADEQSSSSPRSAPPREDADAPEDAGGPIIAVGDVVTYHLVAAGAPPKVAVVDGKTEREAVTAEVAGGRPDADRTVEVESDPGTISEELLEALVEAIDAEGSTLLSVTGEEDLATLPAVVAAPIGASVVYGQPGEGMVLANVTSALEEQAHELCELLETTEAFWALLE; encoded by the coding sequence GTGGCTCGCGCGGCCGCGACGCTCCCACCGGACGCCCGCGGGGCGTTCAAGGAGCCGCTGGGTCCCGTCTACGAGGACGCCCAGCGACTGCTGGCGGACGCCGCTGGAACGAGTTCCAGCGAGCCCTCGGTCGCCGATGAGCAGAGCTCATCGAGCCCGCGCTCGGCTCCGCCTCGCGAGGACGCTGACGCTCCCGAGGACGCCGGCGGCCCCATCATCGCGGTCGGGGACGTCGTGACGTACCACCTCGTCGCGGCGGGCGCGCCGCCGAAGGTCGCGGTCGTGGACGGGAAGACCGAACGCGAGGCGGTCACCGCGGAGGTCGCTGGCGGCCGGCCCGACGCCGACCGCACCGTCGAGGTCGAGAGCGACCCGGGCACCATCTCGGAGGAACTCCTCGAAGCGCTCGTCGAGGCCATCGACGCCGAGGGGTCGACGCTGTTGTCCGTGACTGGCGAGGAGGACCTCGCGACGCTGCCCGCGGTCGTCGCAGCCCCAATCGGCGCGAGCGTCGTCTACGGGCAGCCCGGCGAGGGGATGGTGTTGGCGAACGTGACGAGCGCGCTCGAAGAGCAGGCCCACGAACTCTGCGAACTGTTGGAGACGACCGAGGCGTTCTGGGCGCTGCTGGAGTGA
- the spt4 gene encoding transcription elongation factor subunit Spt4 → MASNRLACHDCHRIVEPDEEMCPYCSSTSLTEDWAGYVVITHPEESEIAEKMEVSEPGEYALKVR, encoded by the coding sequence ATGGCGTCGAACCGCCTGGCCTGCCACGACTGCCACCGCATCGTCGAGCCGGACGAGGAGATGTGTCCGTACTGCTCGTCGACGAGCCTCACGGAGGACTGGGCGGGGTACGTGGTCATCACGCACCCCGAGGAGTCCGAAATCGCGGAGAAGATGGAGGTCTCGGAGCCGGGCGAGTACGCGCTGAAGGTCCGGTAG
- a CDS encoding DNA-directed RNA polymerase, whose product MYKRARLKDTIEVPPEHLGDVSPDLVKRLLQDKLEGRMDEDIGSVVTVTEVHDLGEGAVLPNRPGVYFKAEFDAVTFDPEMQEVVDGEIVEVVSFGAFVGIGPVDGLLHVSQISDEYLAFDEENQQLASRESNSVIGTGDSVRARIVTKSIDERNPRESKIGLTAKQPGLGKHGWLREEREQSEEAE is encoded by the coding sequence ATGTACAAGCGAGCACGGCTGAAAGACACGATAGAGGTTCCGCCCGAGCACCTCGGGGACGTGAGTCCGGACCTCGTGAAGCGGCTGCTGCAGGACAAACTGGAAGGGCGAATGGACGAGGACATCGGGAGCGTCGTCACCGTCACTGAGGTCCACGACCTCGGCGAGGGTGCGGTGTTGCCGAATCGTCCTGGCGTCTACTTCAAAGCGGAGTTCGACGCCGTCACGTTCGACCCCGAGATGCAGGAAGTCGTCGACGGCGAAATCGTCGAAGTCGTGAGCTTCGGCGCGTTCGTCGGCATCGGCCCCGTCGACGGGCTCCTGCACGTCTCCCAGATTTCCGACGAGTACCTCGCGTTCGACGAGGAGAACCAGCAACTCGCCTCCCGGGAGTCCAACAGCGTCATCGGCACTGGCGATTCGGTGCGGGCCCGCATCGTCACGAAGAGCATCGACGAGCGCAACCCCCGCGAGTCCAAAATCGGGCTCACGGCGAAACAGCCCGGCCTCGGGAAGCACGGCTGGCTCCGCGAGGAGCGCGAGCAGAGCGAGGAGGCCGAGTAG
- a CDS encoding twitching motility protein PilT, with protein sequence MRVAMDANALMMPVEAGVRVFDELDRILASGERSSPGNPSGDEPRGYDAVVPETVRAELEKLGAGGGEEATAASVAADLADRCETVDTEESYADDALYALAVDGDADAVVTNDGPLRERLLDAGVPVIHLRGRNQMTITRP encoded by the coding sequence ATGCGGGTCGCCATGGACGCCAACGCGCTGATGATGCCGGTCGAGGCCGGAGTGCGGGTCTTCGACGAGCTCGACCGCATCCTTGCCAGCGGCGAACGTAGTTCGCCGGGAAACCCGAGCGGCGACGAGCCGCGAGGATACGACGCCGTCGTCCCCGAGACGGTCCGCGCGGAGCTGGAGAAGCTCGGCGCGGGCGGCGGGGAGGAAGCGACGGCTGCGAGCGTGGCGGCGGACCTGGCAGACCGCTGTGAGACCGTGGATACCGAGGAATCGTACGCAGACGACGCGCTGTACGCGCTCGCCGTCGACGGCGACGCCGACGCGGTCGTCACGAACGACGGCCCCCTCCGTGAGCGCCTGCTCGACGCGGGCGTGCCGGTAATTCATTTAAGGGGCCGGAATCAAATGACTATCACTCGACCATAA
- a CDS encoding translation initiation factor IF-2 subunit gamma, which yields MADNHRQPEVNIGLVGHVDHGKTTLVRALSGEWTDQHSEEMKRGISIRLGYADATLRRCPDCDEPECYTVAEECPEHGTETEVLRTVSFVDAPGHETLMATMLSGAAIMDGAVLVVSANEPVPQPQTEEHLMALDIIGIENIVIAQNKVDLVDGEQARQNYEEIQEFVEGTVAEGAPIVPISAEQEINIDLVIDALEGEIPTPDRDPDADPRMYVARSFDINRPGTTWDGLLGGVLGGSLVQGELDVDEDIELRPGREVEEGGKTEWRSVSTTVRSLQAGGEDVDAASPGGLLGVGTGLDPSLTKGDALAGQVAGPPETLPPTWDSFTMDVDLLERLVGAEEGETIDEINTGEPLMLTVGTATTVGSVTSARDGECDVQLKRPVCAPEGSKIAINRRVGARWRLIGVGTLTE from the coding sequence ATGGCAGACAATCACCGACAACCGGAGGTGAACATCGGACTGGTCGGTCACGTCGACCACGGAAAGACCACGCTCGTCCGGGCGCTCAGCGGCGAGTGGACGGACCAGCACTCCGAGGAGATGAAACGCGGCATCTCCATTCGCCTCGGGTACGCCGACGCGACGCTGCGGCGGTGTCCGGACTGCGACGAACCCGAGTGTTACACCGTCGCCGAGGAGTGTCCCGAGCACGGCACCGAGACGGAGGTGCTGCGCACGGTCTCGTTCGTGGACGCTCCCGGCCACGAGACCCTGATGGCGACGATGCTCTCGGGCGCGGCAATCATGGACGGCGCGGTGCTGGTCGTCAGCGCCAACGAGCCCGTCCCCCAGCCCCAGACGGAGGAACACCTGATGGCGCTGGACATCATCGGCATCGAGAACATCGTCATCGCGCAGAACAAGGTCGACCTCGTGGACGGCGAGCAGGCCCGACAGAACTACGAGGAGATTCAGGAGTTCGTCGAGGGCACGGTCGCCGAGGGCGCGCCCATCGTCCCCATCTCCGCCGAACAGGAGATCAACATCGACCTCGTCATCGACGCGCTCGAAGGCGAGATTCCGACGCCGGACCGCGACCCGGACGCCGACCCCCGGATGTACGTCGCGCGTTCGTTCGACATCAACCGCCCCGGCACCACGTGGGACGGCCTGCTGGGCGGCGTGCTCGGCGGCAGTCTCGTGCAGGGCGAACTCGATGTCGACGAGGACATCGAACTCCGCCCCGGCCGCGAGGTCGAGGAGGGCGGCAAGACGGAGTGGCGGTCGGTCTCGACCACCGTCCGCAGCCTCCAGGCCGGCGGCGAGGACGTCGACGCGGCCTCGCCCGGTGGCCTGCTCGGCGTCGGGACCGGCCTGGACCCGAGCCTCACGAAGGGTGACGCGCTCGCCGGGCAGGTCGCCGGCCCGCCGGAGACGCTCCCGCCGACGTGGGACTCCTTCACGATGGACGTCGACCTGCTCGAACGCCTCGTCGGCGCCGAGGAGGGCGAGACCATCGACGAGATCAACACCGGCGAACCGCTGATGTTGACCGTCGGCACCGCGACCACCGTCGGCTCCGTGACGAGCGCTCGCGACGGCGAGTGCGACGTCCAGCTCAAGCGGCCGGTGTGCGCGCCCGAAGGGTCGAAAATCGCCATCAACCGCCGCGTCGGCGCGCGCTGGCGGCTCATCGGCGTCGGGACGCTCACGGAGTGA
- a CDS encoding DUF5787 family protein, giving the protein MREFGFELRLCAHLEASGVPSVGDAGVVARQLGTSVHAAGGRIVDTVCVLPGPEFDARTELTSETIPPAVLDADVPVGEYERVTRAFDGPPERARSLAERGADTGFLDLDRRGGQTVVRQHARYPDWVGGLVGVENKPDLGRPGDLETQMRHDASLGVLDYAVVATASHVTRAHLNRLPDAVGVWHVDFDASEPIDVIREPEPLDSAGSGMEVLDSEPGKTNVRPVTAAEKARQRRRVAERAYGKGWRTYDLPDCARAARGEAGDAATLPFCAYKDRLVDPASECGADCPGYEPADAPETDLDAERERNTPWNADAGGRRRQSGLDQF; this is encoded by the coding sequence GTGCGAGAGTTCGGATTCGAACTCCGGCTGTGCGCCCACCTCGAAGCTAGCGGCGTTCCGAGCGTCGGCGACGCGGGCGTCGTCGCCCGGCAACTCGGCACGAGCGTTCACGCCGCGGGTGGCCGCATCGTGGACACCGTCTGCGTGCTCCCCGGGCCGGAGTTCGACGCCCGCACAGAACTCACCAGCGAGACGATACCGCCCGCGGTGCTCGACGCCGACGTTCCTGTCGGCGAGTACGAGCGCGTCACACGGGCCTTCGACGGCCCGCCGGAGCGCGCCCGCAGCCTCGCGGAGCGCGGCGCTGACACCGGCTTCCTGGACCTCGACCGCCGCGGCGGCCAGACGGTCGTCCGCCAGCACGCCCGCTACCCGGACTGGGTTGGCGGCCTCGTCGGCGTCGAGAACAAGCCCGACCTCGGGCGGCCGGGCGACCTCGAAACCCAAATGCGCCACGACGCCAGCCTCGGCGTCCTCGACTACGCGGTCGTCGCGACTGCCTCCCACGTCACGCGCGCCCACCTGAACCGGCTCCCCGACGCAGTCGGCGTCTGGCACGTGGACTTCGATGCGAGTGAACCAATCGACGTGATACGGGAACCCGAGCCCTTGGACTCCGCAGGCTCCGGGATGGAGGTGCTCGATTCGGAGCCGGGAAAGACGAACGTGCGACCGGTGACGGCCGCCGAGAAGGCGCGCCAGCGCCGTCGTGTCGCCGAGCGCGCGTACGGCAAGGGCTGGCGGACGTACGACCTCCCGGACTGCGCACGGGCTGCTCGCGGCGAGGCAGGCGATGCTGCTACGCTCCCGTTCTGTGCGTACAAGGACCGGCTCGTCGACCCCGCCAGCGAGTGCGGCGCTGACTGCCCAGGCTACGAGCCGGCGGACGCACCCGAAACGGACCTCGACGCCGAACGCGAGCGGAACACGCCGTGGAACGCGGATGCGGGCGGCCGGCGGCGGCAGTCCGGGCTCGACCAGTTCTAA
- a CDS encoding MBL fold metallo-hydrolase, with translation MRVTLLGTGDTTGTPTPGCDCATCQAARDRGVERTRFAVHVEDEASGDALLLDFSPDFRTQFLREDVPLPDAGVVSHIHFDHLDGLGNSYRLFDELPVYAADETDPKTGESVAETVARKYDYLDNVDPRAVTPHETFEAAGFDVTLVPVDHPPLLCYGVVVERGGAKLVLSGDTTYDIPDESLAAMRDPDLLLADGIVPAHLADHHPVGGRHEDGDGVARTFGTKHMTKEGALALGDELDADETRVVHVSHFYPADEAFDDALAVDGETFTL, from the coding sequence ATGAGGGTCACGCTGCTCGGCACGGGTGACACTACGGGCACGCCGACGCCCGGGTGTGACTGCGCGACGTGCCAGGCAGCCCGCGACCGCGGCGTCGAACGCACGCGGTTCGCCGTCCACGTCGAGGACGAAGCCAGCGGGGACGCGCTCCTCCTCGACTTCAGCCCGGACTTTCGCACGCAGTTCCTCCGGGAGGACGTCCCCCTGCCGGACGCGGGCGTCGTCTCCCACATCCACTTCGACCACTTGGACGGTCTCGGGAACTCCTACCGGCTGTTCGACGAGCTCCCGGTGTACGCCGCCGACGAGACTGACCCGAAGACTGGCGAGAGCGTCGCCGAGACCGTCGCCCGGAAGTACGACTACCTCGACAACGTCGACCCACGAGCGGTCACGCCACACGAGACCTTCGAGGCCGCGGGCTTCGACGTGACGCTCGTGCCCGTCGACCACCCGCCGCTGTTGTGCTACGGCGTTGTCGTCGAGCGCGGCGGTGCGAAGCTCGTACTCTCGGGCGACACGACGTACGACATTCCCGACGAGTCGCTGGCCGCGATGCGGGATCCGGACCTCCTGCTCGCGGACGGCATCGTCCCCGCGCACCTCGCCGACCACCACCCCGTCGGCGGCCGTCACGAGGACGGCGACGGCGTGGCGCGGACGTTCGGCACGAAACACATGACGAAGGAGGGTGCGCTCGCGCTCGGCGACGAACTCGACGCCGACGAGACGCGCGTCGTCCACGTCTCACACTTCTACCCTGCAGACGAGGCCTTCGACGACGCGCTCGCCGTCGACGGCGAGACGTTCACGCTCTGA
- a CDS encoding ATP-binding protein, whose protein sequence is MTEALDVVEFLLSARIYDKHRELDENDLPPAYRTVLWGDDGVPRPPKTTETAVNEGSSVDEPWEAISGLMFTDRDTFAGSMSLVDDEMAVDWFVDNADAERVRENPVLAYAVGDEFGVDYEEVREDNRPVQADPQWIDGLLSEYFDEDDEEMLDLVEVRSPAEIDVTLDDIVLTDEQEAEITKVAKAIEHRDYLATIGLSEIGKLLFVGPPGTGKTSTARGLAHQLDLPFVEVKLSMITSQYLGETAKNVEKVFEVAKRLSPCILFMDEFDFVATTRTGDEHNAIKRAVNTLLKSIDEVSLVNDDVLLIGATNHPDELDAAAWRRFDEILSFPRPDEGMRAEILEIVTRELAVDDLDAEALAAETEGLTGSDLRLVLREAVLDALMEDRRTLTQDDLVAAVSDFEDRDHLRNLDTLEEAIDDPDEPDDDAAHAGHDHA, encoded by the coding sequence GTGACTGAGGCGCTCGACGTCGTCGAATTCCTGTTGTCGGCTCGCATCTACGACAAGCACCGGGAGCTCGACGAGAACGACCTGCCGCCCGCGTACCGCACCGTGCTCTGGGGGGACGACGGCGTCCCGCGACCGCCGAAGACCACGGAGACAGCCGTCAACGAGGGATCCAGCGTGGACGAGCCCTGGGAGGCAATCTCCGGGCTGATGTTCACCGACCGCGACACGTTCGCGGGGAGCATGAGCCTCGTGGACGACGAGATGGCCGTCGACTGGTTCGTCGACAACGCCGACGCCGAGCGAGTCCGCGAGAACCCCGTGCTGGCGTACGCCGTCGGCGACGAGTTCGGCGTGGACTACGAGGAGGTCCGCGAGGACAACCGACCCGTGCAGGCCGACCCGCAGTGGATCGACGGCCTGCTCTCGGAGTACTTCGACGAGGACGACGAGGAGATGCTGGACCTCGTGGAGGTGCGCTCGCCCGCGGAAATCGACGTGACCCTCGACGACATCGTGCTCACCGACGAGCAGGAGGCCGAGATTACGAAGGTTGCGAAGGCCATCGAGCACCGCGACTACCTCGCGACCATCGGGCTCAGCGAAATCGGGAAGCTGCTGTTCGTCGGCCCGCCCGGAACCGGGAAGACGTCGACGGCCCGGGGGCTCGCCCACCAACTCGACCTGCCGTTCGTGGAGGTGAAGCTCTCGATGATTACGAGCCAGTACCTCGGCGAGACGGCGAAGAACGTCGAGAAGGTCTTCGAGGTAGCCAAGCGGCTCTCGCCGTGCATCCTCTTCATGGACGAGTTCGACTTCGTCGCCACCACGCGGACGGGCGACGAGCACAACGCCATCAAGCGCGCGGTGAACACGCTCCTGAAGAGCATCGACGAGGTGAGCCTCGTCAACGACGACGTGTTGCTCATCGGCGCGACCAACCACCCCGACGAGCTCGACGCGGCGGCGTGGCGGCGCTTCGACGAGATTCTGTCGTTCCCGCGCCCCGACGAGGGGATGCGCGCCGAAATTCTGGAAATCGTCACCCGTGAGCTCGCAGTCGACGACCTCGACGCCGAGGCGCTCGCCGCTGAGACCGAGGGCCTGACGGGAAGCGACCTCCGGCTCGTGCTCCGCGAGGCCGTCCTCGACGCGCTCATGGAGGACCGCCGGACGCTCACGCAGGACGACCTGGTGGCCGCCGTCTCGGACTTCGAGGACCGCGACCACCTCCGCAACCTCGACACGCTCGAAGAGGCCATCGACGACCCGGACGAACCCGACGACGACGCTGCACACGCTGGCCACGACCACGCATGA
- a CDS encoding flippase activity-associated protein Agl23 codes for MPRSSGGRTPRRRVAAALVAVASLALLARLWNLGWRVAHQDEARVADWILHYMEVGAWTYRPIIHGPFLPHVNGVVFDLLGPSDFTMRLVVAVVGALLVVTPWLLRERLSQPALVATSLFFAANPVLLYYSRFMRNDLLLAAFMFTAFGLFVRALDTGKARYLYAAALPFALAFTTKENALLYPVCWLGALALVLDGRLVLAKADEEASRWAIARSHVRRAARAAWQYKLHLVAALAEAAVVVVAFYAPKPDLYEALSDPALLPGVLRDATLGSWNEFVDLWGSTGMQEHSYVAFLKHDLTVLGVGATALVVFAVLGFLYERYATEEPRPVVEVCFYWGLFSVFGYPAVADISAAWTMINAIVPLAVPAGVGVALVYERGRAAAASGNSAGARAVTLALLVAAAGTGAVAAQTTYANPQGPDNTLVQYAQPAGEMQPTLQEIREISATNDGVDVMFYGDEFNHPDDLAEKPRLNITRGGYTGWFERLPLPWYFDQYGTNASSTLDNETVFEHEPPVVIALDDEDGPLEDTLTERGYTRTVHQGYQHSRAVVFYIRANATV; via the coding sequence ATGCCTCGGTCCAGTGGCGGCCGGACGCCGCGACGCCGCGTCGCCGCCGCGCTCGTCGCCGTCGCCTCCCTCGCCCTCCTCGCACGACTCTGGAACCTCGGCTGGCGGGTCGCCCACCAGGACGAAGCCCGCGTCGCCGACTGGATTCTCCACTACATGGAGGTCGGCGCGTGGACGTACCGCCCCATCATCCACGGGCCGTTCCTCCCGCACGTCAACGGCGTCGTCTTCGACCTGCTCGGACCGTCGGACTTCACGATGCGGCTGGTCGTCGCGGTCGTCGGCGCGCTCCTCGTGGTGACGCCGTGGCTGCTGCGCGAGCGCCTCTCGCAGCCCGCGCTCGTAGCGACGAGCCTGTTCTTCGCCGCCAACCCCGTGTTGCTGTACTACTCGCGGTTCATGCGCAACGACCTGCTGCTGGCGGCGTTCATGTTCACTGCGTTCGGGCTGTTCGTCCGGGCACTCGACACCGGGAAGGCGCGCTACCTCTACGCCGCGGCGCTCCCGTTCGCGCTCGCGTTCACGACCAAGGAGAACGCGCTCCTCTACCCAGTCTGCTGGCTGGGCGCGCTCGCGCTCGTCCTCGACGGCCGGCTCGTGCTCGCGAAAGCCGACGAGGAGGCGTCGCGCTGGGCGATCGCGCGGTCGCACGTCCGGCGTGCTGCGCGCGCCGCGTGGCAGTACAAACTCCACCTCGTCGCTGCGCTCGCTGAGGCCGCCGTGGTCGTCGTCGCGTTCTACGCGCCCAAGCCCGACCTCTACGAAGCCCTCAGCGACCCCGCGCTGCTGCCGGGCGTGCTCCGCGACGCGACGCTCGGGTCGTGGAACGAGTTCGTGGACCTCTGGGGGTCGACGGGGATGCAGGAGCACTCCTACGTCGCGTTCCTGAAACACGACCTCACCGTGCTCGGCGTCGGCGCCACCGCGCTCGTCGTGTTCGCCGTGCTCGGCTTCCTCTACGAGCGGTACGCCACCGAGGAGCCGCGGCCGGTCGTCGAGGTCTGTTTCTACTGGGGGCTGTTCTCGGTGTTCGGCTACCCCGCGGTCGCGGACATCTCCGCGGCGTGGACGATGATAAACGCCATCGTGCCGCTGGCGGTGCCCGCTGGCGTCGGCGTCGCGCTCGTCTACGAGCGCGGCCGTGCGGCCGCCGCGTCTGGGAACTCTGCCGGTGCTCGCGCCGTCACGCTCGCGCTCCTCGTCGCCGCCGCCGGCACGGGCGCGGTCGCCGCGCAGACGACGTACGCGAACCCACAGGGGCCGGACAACACGCTCGTCCAGTACGCCCAGCCGGCCGGCGAGATGCAGCCCACGCTGCAGGAGATTCGTGAGATTTCCGCGACCAACGACGGCGTCGACGTGATGTTCTACGGCGACGAGTTCAACCATCCCGACGACCTCGCCGAGAAGCCCCGGTTGAACATCACGCGGGGCGGCTACACGGGCTGGTTCGAGCGCCTGCCGCTGCCGTGGTACTTCGACCAGTACGGCACGAACGCCTCCAGCACGCTCGACAACGAGACGGTGTTCGAACACGAGCCGCCCGTCGTCATCGCGCTCGACGACGAGGACGGCCCCCTCGAAGACACCCTCACCGAACGCGGCTACACCCGCACCGTCCATCAGGGCTACCAGCACAGCCGCGCGGTCGTGTTCTACATTCGCGCGAACGCGACGGTCTGA